The Candidatus Stygibacter australis genome includes a region encoding these proteins:
- a CDS encoding ATP-binding protein, translating to MHKSRAIIIYGARRTGKTTILNALAESLNNIHYINCDLIDGQESFNFRNIDEIKLKFGRYSYLLIDEAQRVRDIGIKLKSIIDNLSDLQIIVTGSSALELSNSMIEPLTGRKFEFILTPLSLEELYEYEGIDAVKSGLQQRLIYGSYPEVYLEKTMPEEIIKEIAGSYLFKDMLIYQEIKRPELLRKLLISLALQIGKEVSTTELANTVGLDRKTVEKYLSLMEQSYIIYRLGSFKRNLRNELKRANKYYFWDNGIRNSLINNFNRLEIRDDAGALWENYLITERRKMMLNKRASFEHYFWRTTTQQEIDLIEVENGEIRAYEIKWNPRKKVKFPLAFTKGYELAETYILNRENYLEIMLKGV from the coding sequence ATGCATAAGAGCAGAGCGATCATCATTTATGGAGCACGCAGAACAGGAAAAACCACTATTTTAAATGCATTGGCAGAATCACTAAATAATATCCATTATATAAATTGTGATTTAATAGATGGTCAGGAATCCTTTAATTTCAGGAATATAGATGAAATAAAATTGAAATTTGGTCGTTATTCATATCTACTGATTGATGAGGCTCAAAGGGTAAGAGATATTGGGATAAAACTAAAAAGCATTATTGATAACCTGAGTGATCTGCAGATAATAGTAACTGGTTCATCAGCTCTGGAATTATCAAATTCCATGATCGAACCTTTAACCGGCAGGAAATTTGAGTTTATCTTAACCCCGCTATCCCTGGAGGAATTGTATGAATATGAAGGGATTGATGCGGTAAAATCTGGATTGCAGCAGCGTTTGATCTACGGGAGTTATCCAGAAGTTTATCTCGAAAAGACTATGCCAGAGGAGATAATCAAAGAAATAGCAGGTTCATATTTATTTAAAGATATGCTAATATATCAGGAGATCAAGCGTCCTGAACTTCTGCGGAAATTGTTGATTTCATTGGCTTTGCAAATAGGCAAAGAAGTTTCCACAACAGAACTTGCAAATACTGTAGGCTTGGATCGCAAGACAGTAGAAAAATATTTGTCATTGATGGAACAAAGCTATATTATTTATCGATTGGGTTCTTTTAAGAGAAATCTCAGGAATGAGTTGAAACGGGCAAATAAATATTATTTCTGGGATAATGGGATCAGAAATTCGCTGATCAATAATTTTAACCGGCTGGAAATTCGCGATGATGCAGGAGCTTTGTGGGAAAATTATCTGATAACTGAGAGACGAAAAATGATGCTGAATAAACGGGCAAGTTTTGAGCATTACTTCTGGCGCACAACCACACAGCAGGAGATTGATTTGATCGAAGTGGAAAATGGTGAGATCAGAGCTTATGAAATCAAATGGAATCCCAGAAAGAAAGTGAAATTTCCACTTGCATTTACAAAAGGATATGAGCTGGCAGAAACATATATTCTGAATCGGGAAAACTATCTGGAAATTATGCTTAAAGGAGTATAA